A part of Clostridium novyi genomic DNA contains:
- a CDS encoding cold shock domain-containing protein has protein sequence MTGTVKWFNAEKGFGFITTEEGNDVFAHFSQINREGFKTLDEGQNVSFDVVEGAKGPQAENITIL, from the coding sequence ATGACAGGTACAGTTAAATGGTTTAATGCAGAAAAAGGATTTGGATTCATAACTACAGAAGAAGGAAATGACGTATTTGCTCACTTCTCTCAAATCAACAGAGAAGGATTCAAAACTTTAGATGAAGGTCAAAACGTTTCTTTTGACGTTGTTGAAGGAGCTAAAGGTCCTCAAGCTGAAAACATCACTATTCTATAA